The proteins below are encoded in one region of Candidatus Amarolinea dominans:
- a CDS encoding DAK2 domain-containing protein, giving the protein MTGTSLPQSQPAPRLADKYPPGADVASMDGADFRQLFEAGYAWLAQHHESVNALNVFPVPDGDTGTNMLLTMQSTWEEIVKVDGGHLGKIMQAASHGALMGARGNSGVILSQILRGMARGLEQNTTCNANQLAHALRLASDTAYKGVVKPVEGTILTVIRLVADAAEKAAQLDHDLRFVFRRITHTAAEAVAKTPSLLAVLAQAGVVDAGGKGLFYLLEGMTRALEGERVTQDSSRQVAFAGQADALEGEYGFDIQFILQGSNLDVDEIRRVITGMGESVLVVGDRTAVKVHLHAGEPGAALNYGVSVGHMSRIIVENMDAQFQEFVHGEGSGDGPLAGRNPAHTDAQPLPAASIATIVVAPGVGLQQVFQSLGASQVVAGGQTMNPSTQELLAAVEASAAEDVIILPNNSNIVMAAQQASSLAHKRVHVVPSKTIPQGISALIAFQPADSVANNLAAMTRALAAIDTGEITVAVRSATFDDIRVAAGEVIGLLNDVLTAHGHQVQEVALELLRQMQAETREIITIYHGQPVTAAEATALQAVLRVTYPDQTIELVNGGQPHYHYILSAE; this is encoded by the coding sequence TTGACAGGAACATCTTTACCACAGAGCCAACCTGCGCCCCGGCTGGCCGACAAGTACCCTCCGGGGGCAGATGTGGCCAGCATGGATGGGGCCGATTTTCGTCAGTTGTTCGAAGCCGGTTACGCGTGGTTGGCGCAGCACCACGAAAGTGTCAACGCGCTCAATGTCTTCCCGGTGCCCGATGGCGATACCGGCACCAACATGCTGCTCACCATGCAATCAACCTGGGAGGAAATCGTCAAGGTGGATGGCGGCCACCTCGGCAAGATCATGCAGGCCGCGTCCCACGGCGCCCTGATGGGCGCGCGCGGCAATTCCGGTGTGATCCTGTCGCAAATTTTGCGCGGCATGGCGCGGGGCCTGGAACAAAACACCACCTGCAACGCCAACCAACTGGCGCATGCCCTGCGGCTGGCATCCGACACAGCCTATAAAGGCGTCGTCAAGCCGGTAGAAGGCACCATCCTGACGGTCATCCGCCTGGTGGCCGATGCAGCCGAGAAGGCCGCGCAGCTCGATCATGACCTGCGCTTTGTCTTTCGCCGCATCACCCACACCGCGGCTGAGGCCGTGGCCAAAACCCCCAGTCTGCTGGCCGTTCTGGCGCAGGCCGGCGTGGTGGATGCCGGCGGCAAAGGCCTCTTTTATCTTCTGGAGGGCATGACGCGTGCCCTGGAAGGGGAACGCGTGACACAGGACAGCAGCCGGCAGGTCGCGTTTGCCGGTCAAGCCGACGCGCTGGAGGGCGAGTACGGCTTCGACATTCAGTTCATCCTGCAAGGCAGCAACCTGGACGTGGATGAGATTCGCCGTGTGATTACGGGCATGGGTGAATCGGTGCTGGTGGTGGGCGACCGGACTGCGGTCAAGGTTCACCTGCATGCCGGTGAGCCGGGCGCTGCCCTCAACTACGGCGTCAGCGTCGGTCATATGAGCCGCATCATTGTCGAAAACATGGATGCCCAGTTTCAGGAGTTTGTGCATGGCGAGGGCAGCGGTGACGGACCGTTGGCCGGCCGCAATCCGGCTCACACCGATGCGCAGCCGCTGCCCGCCGCCAGCATTGCCACGATCGTGGTGGCGCCGGGTGTGGGTCTGCAGCAGGTCTTCCAGAGCCTGGGCGCCAGCCAGGTCGTGGCCGGGGGCCAGACGATGAATCCGAGCACGCAAGAGCTGCTGGCCGCGGTGGAGGCAAGCGCAGCCGAGGATGTCATCATCCTGCCGAACAACAGCAACATCGTGATGGCGGCACAGCAGGCCAGCAGCCTGGCGCACAAGCGCGTGCATGTTGTCCCAAGCAAAACCATTCCGCAGGGCATCAGCGCGCTCATTGCCTTTCAGCCCGCGGACAGCGTCGCAAACAACCTCGCGGCCATGACCCGCGCCCTGGCCGCGATTGACACGGGTGAAATCACGGTGGCTGTGCGCAGCGCCACCTTCGATGACATCCGGGTCGCAGCCGGTGAAGTCATCGGCCTGCTCAACGACGTGCTCACCGCCCATGGCCACCAGGTGCAGGAAGTCGCCCTGGAGTTGCTGCGCCAAATGCAGGCAGAAACCCGCGAGATCATCACGATCTACCACGGTCAGCCGGTGACCGCAGCCGAGGCGACGGCGCTGCAGGCTGTTCTGCGCGTCACCTATCCTGACCAGACCATCGAACTGGTCAACGGCGGACAGCCGCACTATCATTACATCCTTTCGGCCGAATAA
- a CDS encoding alanine--glyoxylate aminotransferase family protein, whose translation MNLRIPGPIPVHPRVMAAMNQPMINHRGPRFSALFGEVADGLRWAFETSQEVLVLTSSGTGGLEAAVANIVSPGDRVLSLSIGNFGERLRTLARLYGAQVTALDALAGQPIDVSQVRQALQENPPFHALLVTHNETSTGVTNPMREIALVLNELGEARPLTIVDGVSGVGCLPLPMDELSLDVVVSGSQKAWGLPPGLAFVAVSERAWPVIEQCRSPRFYFDLRQARKSAASRQTPWTPAVGLIFGLHEALIMMREEGLPVIHARQRRVGEFTRQGARGLGLQLFANPAFASNAVTAIRVPPGVEAAKLRARLRDEFGQEVAGGQGALKNDIFRIGHMGQVTEADIQPVFDALRQILQLV comes from the coding sequence ATGAATCTGCGTATCCCCGGCCCCATCCCGGTTCACCCGCGGGTGATGGCGGCCATGAATCAGCCGATGATCAATCATCGCGGCCCCCGTTTCAGCGCCCTTTTTGGCGAAGTGGCCGACGGCCTGCGCTGGGCGTTCGAGACCAGCCAGGAGGTGCTGGTGCTGACCAGTTCTGGCACTGGCGGCCTGGAAGCGGCCGTCGCCAACATCGTCAGCCCGGGGGACCGTGTCCTTTCGCTGAGCATCGGCAATTTTGGCGAGCGTTTGCGCACACTGGCCCGTCTTTACGGAGCGCAGGTGACCGCGCTGGACGCGCTGGCCGGCCAACCGATAGACGTCAGTCAGGTGCGCCAGGCGCTGCAGGAGAATCCTCCCTTCCATGCGCTGCTGGTGACGCATAACGAGACCTCCACCGGCGTCACCAATCCCATGCGTGAGATCGCCCTGGTTCTGAATGAGTTGGGTGAGGCGCGTCCGCTCACCATCGTGGATGGCGTGAGCGGCGTTGGCTGCCTGCCCCTGCCGATGGATGAACTGAGCCTCGATGTGGTGGTCAGCGGTTCGCAAAAAGCGTGGGGCCTGCCGCCTGGCCTGGCCTTCGTGGCGGTCAGCGAGCGGGCCTGGCCGGTGATCGAGCAGTGCCGCTCGCCGCGCTTCTATTTCGATCTGCGCCAGGCGCGCAAATCGGCCGCCAGCCGGCAGACGCCCTGGACGCCGGCCGTGGGGCTGATCTTTGGCCTGCACGAGGCGCTGATCATGATGCGCGAGGAAGGGTTGCCTGTCATTCACGCCCGCCAGCGTCGCGTAGGTGAATTCACGCGGCAGGGCGCGCGCGGCCTGGGCTTGCAGTTGTTTGCCAATCCAGCTTTCGCCTCCAACGCGGTGACCGCCATTCGCGTCCCGCCTGGCGTCGAAGCGGCCAAACTGCGGGCACGGCTGCGCGACGAGTTCGGCCAGGAGGTGGCCGGCGGTCAGGGTGCGCTCAAGAACGACATCTTCCGCATCGGCCACATGGGCCAGGTGACAGAAGCGGACATCCAGCCGGTGTTCGACGCCCTGCGGCAGATACTCCAGCTCGTCTGA
- a CDS encoding 50S ribosomal protein L28 gives MAMCEMCGKKPQFGNRVSFSARHTRHMWRVNIQRKTIMVDGQSRRVRACTKCLKTLQKKA, from the coding sequence ATGGCAATGTGTGAAATGTGCGGCAAGAAGCCGCAGTTTGGTAACCGGGTGAGCTTTTCGGCCCGACACACTCGTCACATGTGGCGGGTCAATATCCAGCGCAAGACCATTATGGTGGATGGTCAATCACGCCGGGTTCGTGCATGCACCAAGTGCCTGAAGACGCTGCAGAAAAAGGCCTGA
- the rpmF gene encoding 50S ribosomal protein L32 — protein MPPLTKHRFSHGRTHRRRAHDALTLPQLIECPHCKTPRLAHQVCPSCGFYKGVEVVKQEAKDKKKPSA, from the coding sequence ATGCCACCATTAACGAAACATCGGTTTTCACACGGCCGCACTCATCGCCGCCGCGCGCATGACGCCCTGACCCTGCCCCAATTGATCGAGTGCCCCCATTGCAAGACGCCCCGCCTGGCACACCAGGTTTGCCCCAGTTGTGGTTTTTACAAGGGCGTGGAAGTCGTCAAGCAGGAAGCGAAGGACAAGAAGAAGCCGTCTGCGTAA
- the recG gene encoding ATP-dependent DNA helicase RecG: MTSKSELPGAFERLGKILALEKRQGYRNKAVIGGLDKFAARWEQDARQEIPNGAPLIAEIVSLLTGYPTMPDPEARARVLNDIVLRMGLPASPPITAQPVSPRPATAQETGGKVQPPRPATAQETGGKVQPPRPATAQETGGKVQPPRPATAQETGGKVQPPRPATAQETGGKVQPPRPEMRQQPQPAQPPAPKEKPAPAQTQSPVRPPRGPDKAAPPAPPRAQPAAARKPVPPPARPAAGGKGGQKQVPVGTKPGGPPAKFSQPERPAAPPRPVPERRPPARRARGLSTGEFNLGLQAPVTSLPSIGPHYAELLERLHIATVEDLLWHFPHRYVDYSHLKPIASLTRGEEVTILGTVWEVQERSQFNGRHVIQAIVADASGTIQVTWFNPYVKNQVKPGRVLALSGKTDLYMGRLVMNSPQWEPLDQELVHTARLVPMYPLTKDLSQRWLRQRIKQVVDAWASHITDFLPDRILASTRLMSLAKALAQVHFPDSAEQLEQARRRLAFDELFMIQIGALRRRNLWRGQPASRLVVTEPDLARFQACLPFTLTAAQQRALGEILKDMQDMRPMSRLLQGDVGSGKTVVAAIAMWVAAQNQRQAALMAPTEILAEQHFAGLTRLFARLTEQGLEAPSLALLTGSLKDADKEAVVARLANGEIQVVVGTHALIQQGVTFANLGLAVVDEQQRFGVEQRAALKQAGRAQEQPLTPHLLVMSATPIPRSLALTVYGDLDLSIIDELPPGRQPIKTYVIHPDERERAYGFVQSQVAQGRQVYIICPLVEESEQTEARAAVAEHERLQREVFPRLSLGLLHGRMRGDEKETVMQAFARNETQVLVSTSVVEVGIDVPNATVMLVEGANHFGLAQLHQFRGRVGRGEFASFCLLLVERTDQTEDERLRAMVQTQDGFKLAEIDLQLRGPGDFLGTRQSGLPSLHMASLGDVRLLDMARSEAQQLLELDATLSQPEQRGLATRLDHFWRDQGDVS; the protein is encoded by the coding sequence ATGACAAGCAAGTCGGAGCTACCAGGTGCGTTCGAGCGCCTGGGCAAGATTCTGGCGTTAGAAAAACGCCAGGGCTATCGCAACAAGGCCGTCATCGGCGGTCTCGACAAGTTTGCCGCGCGCTGGGAACAGGATGCACGCCAGGAGATTCCCAACGGCGCGCCGCTGATTGCGGAGATCGTCTCCCTGCTCACCGGGTATCCGACCATGCCGGACCCGGAGGCGCGCGCGCGTGTGCTAAACGACATCGTGCTGCGCATGGGCCTGCCCGCGTCCCCGCCAATCACTGCCCAACCGGTCAGCCCGCGGCCGGCCACCGCCCAGGAAACCGGCGGCAAGGTGCAACCGCCGCGCCCGGCCACCGCCCAGGAAACCGGCGGCAAGGTGCAGCCGCCGCGCCCGGCTACCGCCCAGGAAACCGGCGGCAAGGTGCAACCGCCGCGCCCGGCCACCGCCCAGGAAACCGGCGGCAAGGTGCAACCGCCGCGCCCGGCCACCGCCCAGGAAACCGGCGGCAAGGTGCAACCGCCGCGCCCGGAGATGCGCCAGCAACCTCAGCCTGCGCAGCCGCCCGCGCCAAAAGAAAAACCGGCGCCGGCGCAGACTCAATCCCCAGTCAGGCCACCACGCGGCCCGGACAAGGCCGCGCCGCCTGCCCCGCCGCGGGCCCAACCCGCGGCCGCCAGGAAGCCGGTCCCACCGCCCGCACGACCCGCGGCCGGCGGCAAGGGGGGACAGAAACAAGTTCCGGTCGGCACGAAGCCTGGGGGGCCGCCGGCCAAATTCAGCCAGCCTGAGCGCCCCGCCGCCCCGCCGCGCCCGGTCCCTGAGCGCCGCCCACCGGCGCGCCGCGCGCGCGGCCTCTCCACGGGCGAATTCAACCTGGGCTTGCAGGCGCCGGTCACCAGTTTGCCCAGCATCGGCCCTCATTACGCCGAGCTGTTGGAGCGCCTGCACATTGCCACGGTCGAGGATTTGCTCTGGCACTTTCCCCATCGCTACGTTGACTACAGTCACCTCAAACCCATTGCCTCGCTGACCCGCGGCGAAGAGGTGACCATTCTGGGCACCGTCTGGGAGGTGCAGGAGCGCTCCCAGTTCAACGGCCGCCATGTCATCCAGGCCATTGTGGCCGATGCCAGCGGCACGATTCAGGTGACCTGGTTCAATCCTTACGTGAAGAATCAGGTCAAGCCCGGTCGCGTGCTGGCCCTCAGCGGCAAAACCGACCTCTACATGGGGCGGCTGGTGATGAACAGCCCCCAGTGGGAGCCGCTGGATCAAGAACTGGTGCATACGGCCCGCCTGGTGCCCATGTATCCGCTGACCAAAGACCTGAGCCAACGCTGGCTGCGGCAGCGGATCAAGCAGGTGGTGGATGCCTGGGCCAGTCACATCACCGACTTCCTGCCCGACCGGATCCTGGCCTCCACCCGGCTGATGTCACTGGCCAAAGCCCTGGCCCAGGTCCACTTCCCTGACAGCGCCGAGCAACTGGAGCAGGCCCGCCGGCGGTTGGCCTTCGACGAGCTGTTCATGATCCAGATCGGAGCGCTGCGTCGCCGCAACCTGTGGCGCGGACAACCGGCGTCGCGCCTGGTCGTCACTGAGCCAGACCTGGCGCGTTTCCAGGCCTGCCTGCCCTTCACCCTGACGGCTGCGCAGCAGCGCGCCCTGGGCGAAATTCTGAAGGACATGCAGGACATGCGCCCGATGAGCCGCCTGCTGCAAGGCGATGTTGGCTCTGGCAAGACGGTGGTGGCCGCCATCGCCATGTGGGTTGCCGCGCAAAATCAGAGGCAGGCCGCGCTGATGGCGCCAACGGAAATTCTGGCCGAGCAACACTTTGCCGGCCTCACGCGCCTGTTTGCACGGCTGACCGAACAGGGCCTGGAAGCGCCGTCGCTGGCGCTGTTGACCGGCAGCCTGAAGGATGCAGACAAGGAGGCTGTTGTTGCCCGCCTGGCCAACGGGGAAATCCAGGTGGTCGTTGGCACCCATGCACTGATTCAGCAGGGCGTCACCTTTGCCAACCTGGGACTGGCTGTGGTAGATGAACAGCAGCGCTTTGGCGTGGAGCAGCGCGCCGCGCTCAAACAAGCGGGACGCGCCCAGGAGCAGCCGCTGACACCCCACCTGCTGGTGATGAGCGCGACCCCCATCCCGCGCTCGTTGGCGCTGACCGTTTATGGCGATCTTGACCTGTCTATTATTGACGAGCTGCCGCCCGGTCGCCAGCCGATCAAGACCTATGTGATTCATCCGGACGAACGCGAGCGCGCATACGGCTTCGTGCAGTCCCAGGTGGCCCAGGGCCGCCAAGTTTACATCATCTGCCCGTTGGTTGAGGAATCGGAACAGACGGAGGCGCGGGCGGCGGTCGCCGAGCATGAACGCCTGCAGCGCGAGGTCTTCCCGCGGCTGTCGTTGGGCCTGCTGCATGGCCGCATGAGGGGCGACGAGAAGGAAACAGTAATGCAGGCCTTTGCGCGCAACGAAACGCAAGTGCTGGTCTCCACCTCGGTGGTAGAGGTTGGCATTGACGTACCCAATGCAACCGTCATGTTGGTGGAAGGCGCCAATCACTTTGGCCTGGCCCAGTTGCACCAGTTCCGCGGGCGCGTCGGCCGCGGTGAGTTTGCCTCCTTCTGCCTGCTGCTCGTCGAGCGTACCGATCAGACAGAAGATGAACGGCTGCGGGCCATGGTGCAGACGCAGGATGGCTTCAAGCTGGCCGAGATTGATCTGCAACTGCGCGGCCCCGGCGATTTCCTGGGGACACGCCAGAGCGGCCTACCCAGTCTGCACATGGCCAGCCTGGGTGATGTGCGCCTGCTGGACATGGCACGCAGCGAAGCGCAGCAACTGCTGGAGCTTGACGCGACCCTCAGCCAACCGGAACAGCGCGGCCTTGCCACACGGCTTGACCACTTTTGGCGCGATCAAGGAGATGTGAGTTAG
- a CDS encoding Asp23/Gls24 family envelope stress response protein has translation MEETKRGRIEISPTAIATLASEAVLESYGVVGMASRNLIDGISEMLQGERARRGVAVHMDDDRITIDLYIIVQYGTRISEVAQSVMNRVKFTLEQTLGLPVQEVNVHVQGLRMNGGDHSA, from the coding sequence ATGGAAGAAACCAAACGAGGACGCATCGAGATTTCACCGACGGCCATTGCCACCCTTGCCAGCGAAGCGGTCTTGGAGTCGTACGGCGTGGTGGGCATGGCCAGCCGCAACTTGATTGACGGCATCAGCGAGATGCTGCAAGGTGAGCGCGCGCGCCGCGGCGTGGCCGTGCATATGGACGACGATCGTATCACGATTGACCTCTACATCATCGTCCAATACGGCACCCGCATCTCCGAGGTAGCCCAAAGCGTGATGAATCGCGTTAAATTTACCCTGGAACAGACCCTGGGGCTGCCGGTGCAAGAGGTCAATGTCCATGTGCAAGGCCTGCGCATGAACGGCGGCGACCACTCGGCGTGA
- a CDS encoding DUF177 domain-containing protein, which yields MDLKFNVAQLLKEPVGATRRYELEEDVQELLAELPLVAPVSGRVQLLHIPGGVLATGTLQTTVATECKRCLKPLALATDFEMEEEFKSTVDVLTGTPLPTAAEEDAALLINAHHILDLGEIIRQDLLLTAAPAVLCQPDCRGLCPTCGKDLNEGPCECQTEIEDPRWADLSHLLKKTSKK from the coding sequence ATGGATCTAAAATTCAATGTGGCACAGCTTCTCAAAGAACCGGTTGGTGCGACGCGGCGGTATGAGTTGGAAGAGGATGTACAGGAGCTGCTGGCGGAATTACCGCTGGTTGCCCCTGTCTCGGGACGTGTTCAGCTCTTGCACATTCCCGGCGGAGTGCTGGCCACGGGCACGCTGCAAACAACTGTGGCCACCGAGTGCAAACGCTGCCTGAAGCCGCTGGCCCTTGCGACTGACTTCGAAATGGAAGAGGAGTTCAAGTCCACGGTGGATGTTTTGACCGGGACACCGCTGCCGACGGCAGCCGAGGAAGATGCGGCCTTGCTCATCAATGCGCATCACATCCTGGACCTGGGTGAAATCATCCGCCAGGATTTGCTGTTGACGGCCGCACCGGCGGTCTTGTGCCAGCCAGACTGCCGGGGACTGTGCCCGACCTGTGGAAAAGATCTCAACGAAGGCCCTTGCGAGTGCCAAACGGAAATAGAAGACCCGCGCTGGGCGGACTTGAGTCACCTGTTAAAAAAGACATCAAAAAAGTAA
- the coaD gene encoding pantetheine-phosphate adenylyltransferase, with protein sequence MTIALYPGTFDPIHNGHIDIATRAAGLFEHVIVGLYDRPAKRLLFSADERAQMARLALAHLPNVTVQLYSSLTVDFAGQIGASVVVRGLRAISDFEFEFQLALTNKKLAPGVETVGLMSSLEYLFLSSTILKEVALLNGPVSDLVPPHVEAALQQKAAT encoded by the coding sequence ATGACCATTGCCCTCTATCCCGGCACCTTTGATCCGATTCACAACGGGCACATTGACATTGCGACACGGGCGGCCGGCCTGTTCGAGCACGTCATCGTTGGCCTGTACGACCGCCCCGCCAAGCGTCTGTTATTCAGCGCCGATGAACGCGCGCAGATGGCACGCCTGGCGCTGGCCCATCTACCCAATGTCACGGTGCAGTTGTACAGCAGCTTGACGGTGGATTTTGCCGGCCAGATCGGCGCCAGCGTGGTGGTGCGCGGCCTGCGCGCCATTTCTGACTTCGAATTCGAGTTCCAACTGGCCTTGACCAACAAGAAATTGGCGCCCGGCGTGGAGACCGTCGGCCTGATGAGCAGCCTGGAATACCTGTTCCTCAGCTCGACCATTCTCAAGGAAGTGGCCTTGCTCAACGGGCCGGTGAGCGATCTGGTGCCCCCTCACGTCGAAGCAGCGCTGCAGCAGAAAGCCGCCACATGA
- a CDS encoding DegV family protein, with protein MSMVKIVTDSNAQLTPGVVERLGIHVVPLRIQQGKRISREGVDVTAQNYFSRLERSNTLPVDLPPPQQEMADLYTRLHRETDQILSLHLSARINDTCGVARAAAANLLGRCRITILDSQMVSFGLGILVEAAAEAAAAGTRLDEVVRLVRGMVPHLYGAFFVETLGYLERSRQISKAQALLGTMLGIKPLLTVEDGELLPAEKVHTRERAAEKLAEFISEFSTIHKMAILQHGFNPEAETLLKHLHDQLPNREIPVYTYSPSLACHLGPSAIGVIVYEGQI; from the coding sequence GTGTCTATGGTAAAAATTGTCACCGACAGCAACGCCCAACTCACGCCCGGAGTTGTCGAGCGCCTGGGTATCCATGTGGTTCCTCTGCGCATCCAACAGGGCAAACGGATCAGCCGTGAAGGTGTGGACGTCACGGCGCAAAATTACTTCTCGCGCCTGGAGCGCAGCAATACCCTGCCGGTTGACTTGCCGCCGCCGCAGCAAGAAATGGCCGACCTCTACACGCGCTTGCACCGCGAAACGGATCAGATTCTATCGCTGCACCTGTCAGCGCGCATCAACGACACCTGTGGCGTCGCGCGTGCCGCGGCCGCCAACCTGCTGGGCCGTTGCCGGATCACGATCCTCGATTCGCAGATGGTCTCTTTTGGTCTTGGCATCCTGGTTGAAGCCGCAGCCGAAGCGGCCGCCGCCGGCACGCGACTCGATGAAGTGGTGCGCCTGGTACGCGGCATGGTGCCGCATCTGTACGGCGCCTTCTTTGTGGAAACACTCGGCTATCTGGAGCGCAGCCGGCAGATCAGCAAAGCCCAGGCCCTCCTGGGAACCATGCTGGGCATCAAGCCTTTGTTGACCGTGGAGGACGGGGAGCTTTTGCCGGCGGAAAAGGTGCATACGCGCGAGCGTGCAGCCGAAAAGCTGGCCGAGTTCATCAGCGAGTTCTCGACCATCCACAAGATGGCAATCCTCCAGCATGGTTTCAACCCGGAGGCAGAGACCCTGCTCAAGCATCTACACGATCAATTGCCCAATCGGGAAATCCCTGTCTACACCTACAGTCCCTCGCTGGCCTGTCATCTGGGGCCAAGCGCCATCGGTGTGATTGTCTACGAAGGTCAGATTTAG
- the rlmN gene encoding 23S rRNA (adenine(2503)-C(2))-methyltransferase RlmN translates to MIRLLDLTLEQLRTQVQAWGEPVFRADQLWHWLYARQANDPAAMSNLPRTLQARIATDATIEPLKPVAQTASADLLAHKVLFQLRDGQTVEAVLMLYDRRRTLCISTQAGCAMGCTFCATGLAGLARNLTAGEIAAQVLYFARWMGDPEAGGTDSLPIMRPAQVTNVVLMGMGEPLANYRAVWQALYTLTDAQGFGLGARHFTLSTVGLAPMIERMAGESLQVNLAVSLHAPSDELRNRLVPINRRYPLAVLLAACRAYTERTHRRLSFEYALMRGINDRQEHAQRLALITKGMLCHVNLIPLNPVRGSAYQPSTKADTEAFLDTLQQAGISSTLRLRRGVDINAGCGQLRQQVQSRDGAG, encoded by the coding sequence ATGATTCGTCTACTCGATCTAACATTAGAGCAGTTGCGCACGCAGGTGCAGGCCTGGGGTGAGCCGGTTTTCCGGGCCGATCAGCTCTGGCACTGGCTCTATGCACGCCAGGCCAACGATCCGGCCGCCATGTCCAACCTGCCGCGCACCTTGCAGGCGCGCATAGCCACGGATGCCACCATCGAGCCGCTGAAGCCGGTGGCCCAAACGGCATCGGCCGATCTCCTGGCGCACAAGGTGCTCTTTCAACTGCGCGATGGGCAGACGGTCGAAGCAGTGCTGATGCTGTACGACCGGCGGCGCACGCTGTGCATCTCCACGCAGGCCGGTTGCGCCATGGGCTGCACCTTCTGCGCCACCGGGCTGGCCGGGCTGGCGCGCAATCTCACGGCGGGTGAAATTGCCGCCCAGGTGCTCTATTTTGCGCGTTGGATGGGCGACCCGGAGGCCGGCGGGACCGATTCGCTGCCGATCATGCGGCCGGCGCAGGTGACCAACGTGGTGCTGATGGGGATGGGCGAGCCGCTCGCCAACTACAGGGCAGTGTGGCAGGCCCTGTATACCCTGACCGACGCCCAGGGCTTTGGGCTGGGCGCTCGGCATTTCACCCTGTCAACCGTGGGCCTGGCGCCCATGATCGAACGCATGGCCGGCGAGTCGTTGCAGGTCAACCTGGCCGTCAGCCTGCACGCCCCCAGCGACGAGCTGCGCAACAGGCTGGTGCCCATCAACAGGCGCTATCCGCTGGCCGTGCTGCTGGCCGCCTGTCGTGCGTATACCGAGCGCACCCACCGCCGGCTGAGCTTCGAATACGCGCTGATGCGCGGCATCAACGACAGGCAGGAGCATGCGCAGCGCCTGGCCCTGATCACGAAAGGCATGTTATGTCATGTCAATTTGATCCCGCTCAACCCGGTGCGCGGGTCGGCCTATCAGCCTTCAACCAAGGCTGACACCGAGGCCTTTCTCGACACCTTGCAGCAGGCTGGCATTTCGTCCACGCTGCGCCTGCGCCGCGGCGTGGACATCAACGCCGGTTGTGGGCAGTTGCGCCAGCAGGTGCAGTCACGCGATGGGGCAGGCTAA
- the fabD gene encoding ACP S-malonyltransferase: MPHLAYIFPGQGSQAVGMGQALAAAHAVAAATFAEADEILGFALSSLCFDGPAEALNHTINTQPALLVTSVAAWRAVAAALGQAPPARFVAGHSLGEYSALVAADVLSFADAVSLVRLRGKLMDAADETAPGGMAAIIALDADTVDAVCADVRGQTGGVLQVANYNSPGQVVISGDEASLTLALQIARTYGARKTMRLPISIAAHSSLMTPAAEEMGRAIMSTPLKPPRVPVVSNITALPLTSVNEIRRELVGQLTAGVRWEDSVRMMAAAGVDLFIEIGAGNVLTGLVKRIVKDVGTLSVSDPAGIEQMRTLV; the protein is encoded by the coding sequence ATGCCACACCTTGCCTACATCTTCCCTGGTCAGGGATCACAGGCTGTCGGAATGGGGCAGGCTCTGGCCGCCGCCCATGCCGTAGCCGCCGCCACCTTCGCCGAAGCAGACGAGATTCTGGGTTTCGCCCTGTCGTCGCTCTGCTTCGATGGCCCCGCTGAGGCGCTCAACCATACCATCAACACCCAACCGGCCCTACTGGTGACCAGTGTCGCCGCATGGCGCGCGGTCGCGGCTGCGCTCGGTCAGGCGCCGCCGGCCCGTTTCGTCGCCGGGCACAGCCTGGGCGAATACAGCGCGCTGGTGGCCGCGGACGTGCTCAGTTTTGCCGATGCCGTGTCCCTGGTGCGCCTGCGTGGCAAGCTGATGGACGCAGCCGATGAGACGGCCCCGGGCGGTATGGCCGCGATCATTGCCCTGGATGCCGACACGGTGGACGCCGTCTGCGCGGACGTGCGCGGGCAAACGGGCGGCGTGCTCCAGGTCGCCAACTACAACAGCCCCGGCCAGGTGGTCATCTCCGGCGACGAAGCCTCCCTGACGCTGGCCCTACAGATTGCCAGGACCTATGGCGCGCGCAAGACCATGCGCCTGCCCATCAGCATCGCCGCCCATTCGTCGCTGATGACGCCGGCCGCCGAGGAAATGGGCCGGGCGATCATGTCCACCCCCCTCAAGCCCCCGCGCGTGCCCGTGGTCAGCAATATCACCGCCCTGCCGTTGACCAGCGTGAATGAGATTCGCCGCGAGCTTGTGGGGCAACTGACGGCCGGTGTGCGCTGGGAGGATTCGGTGCGCATGATGGCCGCCGCAGGCGTTGACTTGTTCATCGAGATCGGCGCGGGCAACGTGTTGACCGGGCTGGTGAAACGCATTGTCAAGGACGTGGGCACACTCAGTGTCAGCGATCCGGCAGGCATCGAGCAGATGCGCACACTCGTGTGA